A single region of the Winslowiella toletana genome encodes:
- the recD gene encoding exodeoxyribonuclease V subunit alpha, which yields MSELSELLRQAGEKRLLRALDVQFAHMLADESQPALMLAAAWLSAEAGEGHVCLPLSQLTPSALFGGRHPEFAASLWQAAGAPEEWQTLLLNSEAVSDGSLATPLVLHQQRLYLNRMWQGEGKVAEFFAADPAIEPPDAELLREILDQLFGQQPDDWQKIAAAVAITRKISVISGGPGTGKTTTVAKLLAALIRLTPGALRIQLAAPTGKAAARLTESLGKALNGLPLSSEDKQKFPAEATTLHRLLGAQPNSQRMRYHAGNPLHLDVLVVDEASMVDLPMMANLIAALPQQARVIFLGDRDQLASVEAGAVLGDICRCAEAGYSVARARQLTQLTGCPLPGHDDETVSPVRDNICLLRKSYRFDAGSGIGQLALAVNAGDVSAAESVFSAGFSDIARHPLATPDEYQQLLNDCVAGYRPYLQMVAQQAAPQQVMDAFARYQLLCALREGPFGVVGLNERIELALQQKGLIQRPPAASGKWYAGRPVMIARNDRALGLFNGDIGIAMRDDEGELKVFFPLPDGTIKAVQPSRLPPHDTAFAMTVHKSQGSEFEHTALVLPNHFLPVLTRELVYTAITRARDRLTLYVDNSVWGKAVRARTQRRSGLQQRLNMM from the coding sequence ATGTCAGAGTTAAGCGAACTGCTGCGCCAGGCTGGTGAAAAGCGCCTGTTGCGGGCGCTTGATGTGCAATTTGCTCATATGCTGGCGGATGAGTCGCAACCTGCTTTAATGCTTGCTGCTGCATGGCTTAGTGCTGAAGCGGGAGAAGGCCATGTATGTCTGCCGCTGTCACAGCTTACCCCATCGGCGCTGTTTGGCGGGCGTCATCCTGAATTTGCTGCCTCCCTGTGGCAGGCCGCGGGAGCGCCGGAAGAGTGGCAAACATTATTACTCAACAGTGAGGCAGTAAGTGATGGCTCACTGGCTACACCGCTGGTATTGCACCAGCAGCGGCTTTATCTCAACCGCATGTGGCAGGGCGAAGGCAAGGTGGCGGAGTTTTTTGCCGCCGACCCGGCAATTGAACCTCCTGATGCTGAGCTGCTGCGTGAAATACTCGATCAGCTTTTTGGTCAGCAGCCGGATGACTGGCAAAAAATCGCCGCGGCAGTAGCGATAACCCGTAAGATTTCGGTGATTTCCGGCGGGCCAGGCACCGGTAAGACCACCACGGTAGCAAAATTACTGGCGGCGTTGATTCGCCTGACGCCGGGCGCATTAAGGATTCAGCTAGCGGCACCGACCGGTAAAGCGGCGGCCAGGCTGACGGAGTCACTGGGTAAAGCACTGAATGGGCTGCCGCTCAGCAGTGAGGATAAGCAGAAGTTCCCCGCCGAAGCGACCACTCTGCACCGTTTGCTGGGCGCACAGCCGAACAGTCAGCGAATGCGCTATCACGCCGGAAATCCCCTGCATCTGGATGTGCTGGTGGTGGATGAGGCATCGATGGTCGATTTGCCGATGATGGCGAATCTGATCGCGGCACTACCACAACAGGCGCGGGTCATTTTTCTCGGCGATCGCGATCAGCTGGCCTCGGTCGAGGCGGGAGCGGTGCTGGGCGATATCTGTCGCTGTGCTGAGGCCGGATACAGCGTTGCTCGCGCCCGGCAGTTAACCCAGTTGACCGGATGTCCGCTACCCGGTCATGACGATGAAACGGTTTCTCCGGTACGTGACAATATCTGCCTGCTGCGCAAGAGTTATCGCTTCGACGCCGGTTCGGGAATCGGCCAACTGGCGCTGGCGGTTAATGCCGGTGACGTATCGGCTGCCGAATCAGTATTCAGCGCAGGATTCAGCGATATTGCACGGCATCCACTGGCAACCCCCGACGAGTATCAGCAGTTGTTAAACGACTGCGTGGCGGGCTATCGCCCTTATCTGCAAATGGTGGCACAACAGGCAGCGCCACAGCAGGTTATGGATGCTTTTGCCCGTTATCAGCTGCTGTGTGCGCTGCGTGAAGGACCATTTGGCGTAGTAGGATTAAATGAGCGTATCGAACTGGCGTTACAGCAGAAGGGGCTGATACAGCGCCCGCCAGCCGCCAGTGGTAAATGGTATGCGGGGCGACCGGTGATGATTGCCCGCAACGATCGTGCGCTGGGGCTGTTTAACGGTGATATTGGCATCGCGATGCGTGATGACGAGGGCGAGTTAAAAGTCTTTTTCCCGCTGCCGGATGGCACAATTAAAGCGGTGCAGCCAAGCCGTTTACCGCCGCACGATACCGCGTTTGCCATGACGGTGCATAAATCGCAGGGTTCGGAGTTTGAGCATACTGCGCTGGTGTTACCGAATCACTTTTTGCCGGTACTGACGCGTGAGCTGGTGTATACCGCCATTACCCGCGCGCGCGATCGGTTGACGTTATATGTCGATAATAGCGTATGGGGCAAGGCGGTAAGAGCGCGTACCCAGCGGCGCAGTGGTTTGCAGCAGCGACTGAATATGATGTAG
- the recB gene encoding exodeoxyribonuclease V subunit beta, whose protein sequence is MSDPIPQRLDPLTLPLTGERLIEASAGTGKTFTIGLLYLRLLLGLGQSAAYPRPLSVEEILVVTFTEAATAELRGRIRHNIHELRIACVRGVSQNPMLAQLLSQIDDLSQAAAMLLAAERQMDEAAIFTIHGFCQRMLNLNAFESGMLFEQQLIEDEHALRKQATADFWRRHCYPLPLAIAQVVAEQWSGPDALLSTLSPWLQGESPALKYPPAADETLTERHQKLIARIDQLKAQWLEAAGELHALISDSGVDKRSYSSKHLPNWLEKIGQWAQEETQTYSVPKDLERFAQSTLEEKTKKGVAPRHRLFEAIELFLAEPLSLRDLVIARALHEIRFATRKEKRLRAQLGFDDLLSRFDEALQQPAGPLLAQAIRGRYPVALIDEFQDTDPQQYRIFRTLYVGQPESALLLIGDPKQAIYAFRGADIFTYMKARAEVSAHYTLDTNWRSSPAMVDSVNQLFSRLDNPFLFQEIPFLPVQAATANSELRFTLDGAEQPALRFWLQPGSGVGVSEYQQFMARQCAAEIRHWLSSGQQQQALIGKGDKMRPVQASDITILVRSYGEAAVMREALNALNIPSVYLSNRDSVFTTPEARELLWLLQAVLAPEQERAVRSALATSIMGLDAPTLEGLSQDERAWNQLVDEFDGYRQLWLKRGVLPMLRELMVSRHIAENLLVSESGERRLTDLLHLGELLQEAAAQLDSEHALVRWLSQQIAQPNSQAANQQLRLESDRHLVQIVTIHKSKGLQYSLVWLPFVANFREAEQGIYHDRQTFQALLDLNGDEESQQLAEQERLAEDLRLLYVALTRSVWHCSIGIAPLVKGNRKKEGSSDLHKSALGFLLQRGEEADSEQLLAILQQTTSQAIALTTEAVTDESPWLPEMQDNQPLSSEVINRSLRDEWRVTSYSGLQQHGPAMTLDLLPRFDVDAAGEAGEVSEPTLTPHSFPRGASPGTFLHGLFENIDFTQPVETGWLQQQLQQAGYDEIWLPMLQQWMTRIMATPLDDSGVSLNQLAPQQKQVELQFYLPIDAMLTAPALDQLIRQHDPLSAQAPPLAFHQVRGMLKGFIDLVFCWQGKYYLLDYKSNWLGEESAAYTPQAMEQAMISHRYDLQYQLYTLALHRYLRHRLADYDYQRHFGGVLYLFLRGVDGSASDNGVFHTRPSVEFVEALDNLFAGSIQEATCQS, encoded by the coding sequence ATGAGTGATCCGATTCCGCAGCGGCTCGATCCGCTAACCCTGCCACTGACTGGCGAGCGGCTGATTGAAGCCTCTGCGGGAACCGGTAAAACCTTTACCATCGGCCTGCTCTATCTGCGGCTGTTGCTGGGATTAGGGCAGAGTGCCGCTTATCCACGTCCGCTGTCGGTGGAAGAGATTCTGGTGGTAACCTTTACCGAAGCGGCCACCGCCGAGCTGCGTGGCCGTATCCGTCATAATATTCATGAATTGCGTATCGCCTGCGTGCGAGGCGTCAGTCAGAATCCGATGCTGGCGCAGCTACTTAGCCAAATCGACGATCTGTCGCAGGCTGCTGCGATGCTGCTGGCCGCCGAGCGGCAAATGGATGAAGCGGCAATTTTTACCATCCACGGTTTCTGCCAGCGCATGCTTAACCTCAATGCGTTTGAGTCCGGAATGCTTTTTGAACAGCAGCTAATCGAAGATGAGCATGCGTTGCGCAAGCAGGCGACGGCAGATTTCTGGCGACGCCACTGTTACCCCTTGCCGCTGGCAATTGCGCAGGTGGTGGCTGAGCAGTGGAGCGGGCCCGATGCGTTGCTGTCAACGCTCTCTCCCTGGCTTCAGGGAGAGTCCCCGGCGCTGAAATATCCGCCAGCGGCAGATGAAACCCTGACTGAGCGTCATCAAAAGCTGATTGCCCGTATCGACCAGTTGAAAGCGCAATGGCTGGAGGCGGCCGGTGAACTGCACGCGCTAATCAGCGATTCCGGAGTGGATAAACGCAGCTATAGCAGTAAGCATTTACCGAACTGGCTGGAAAAAATCGGCCAGTGGGCGCAGGAAGAGACGCAAACCTACAGTGTGCCAAAAGATCTGGAGCGCTTTGCCCAGAGCACGCTGGAGGAGAAAACGAAAAAAGGTGTGGCACCGCGCCATCGCCTGTTTGAGGCGATTGAACTATTTCTTGCCGAACCGCTGTCGTTACGCGATCTGGTTATTGCCCGCGCTCTGCATGAGATCCGCTTTGCCACCCGCAAAGAGAAGCGGCTGCGCGCCCAGCTCGGATTTGATGATTTACTCAGCCGGTTTGACGAAGCATTACAGCAACCCGCTGGCCCATTGTTGGCACAGGCGATTCGTGGCCGTTATCCGGTGGCACTCATTGATGAATTCCAGGATACCGACCCGCAGCAGTACCGTATTTTCCGCACCCTGTATGTCGGCCAGCCGGAGAGTGCGCTGTTACTGATTGGCGACCCGAAACAGGCGATCTACGCCTTTCGTGGTGCGGACATCTTTACCTATATGAAAGCGCGCGCAGAAGTGAGCGCGCACTATACGCTGGACACTAACTGGCGCTCATCACCAGCCATGGTCGACAGCGTCAACCAGCTGTTTTCGCGTCTCGATAATCCATTTTTATTTCAGGAAATCCCGTTTCTACCGGTGCAGGCGGCGACGGCAAACAGTGAACTGCGCTTTACTCTTGATGGTGCAGAACAACCGGCGCTGCGCTTCTGGCTTCAGCCGGGCAGCGGCGTCGGCGTCAGTGAATATCAGCAATTTATGGCGCGCCAGTGCGCCGCTGAGATTCGCCACTGGCTGTCGTCGGGTCAGCAACAGCAAGCGCTGATCGGCAAAGGCGACAAGATGCGTCCGGTGCAGGCCTCCGATATTACGATTCTGGTGCGCAGCTACGGCGAAGCAGCAGTGATGCGTGAGGCGCTGAATGCGCTAAATATTCCTTCGGTGTATCTCTCCAATCGCGACAGTGTGTTTACCACGCCGGAAGCGCGTGAGCTGCTGTGGCTGTTGCAGGCGGTGCTGGCACCGGAACAGGAGCGAGCAGTGCGCAGTGCGCTGGCGACCAGCATTATGGGGCTGGATGCGCCAACACTGGAGGGGCTGAGTCAGGATGAGCGCGCCTGGAACCAGTTGGTGGATGAGTTTGATGGTTACCGTCAGCTGTGGCTGAAACGTGGCGTGCTACCCATGCTGCGCGAGCTGATGGTGTCGCGCCATATTGCCGAAAATCTGCTGGTGTCTGAGAGTGGCGAACGTCGGTTGACCGACCTGCTGCATCTCGGCGAACTGTTGCAGGAAGCCGCAGCACAGCTCGACAGCGAACACGCGCTGGTGCGCTGGCTGTCGCAGCAGATTGCACAACCGAACAGTCAGGCGGCGAACCAGCAGTTGCGCCTCGAAAGCGACCGCCATCTGGTGCAAATTGTCACTATTCACAAGTCAAAAGGTTTGCAGTATTCGCTGGTATGGCTGCCGTTTGTCGCCAATTTTCGCGAAGCGGAGCAGGGAATTTATCACGATCGTCAAACTTTTCAGGCGCTGCTGGATTTAAACGGTGATGAAGAGAGTCAGCAACTGGCTGAGCAGGAGCGACTGGCGGAGGATTTACGTTTGTTATACGTGGCGCTGACGCGTTCGGTATGGCATTGCAGCATCGGTATTGCGCCGCTGGTAAAAGGAAATCGTAAGAAAGAGGGCAGCAGCGATCTGCATAAAAGCGCTCTCGGCTTTTTGCTGCAGCGCGGTGAGGAAGCGGACAGCGAACAGCTGCTGGCTATCCTGCAACAGACTACCAGTCAGGCGATTGCGCTGACGACCGAAGCGGTAACCGATGAATCGCCCTGGCTGCCTGAAATGCAGGACAACCAGCCGTTAAGCAGCGAGGTTATCAACCGATCGCTGCGTGACGAGTGGCGTGTCACCAGTTATTCCGGTCTGCAACAGCACGGTCCGGCGATGACGCTGGATCTGCTGCCGCGTTTTGACGTTGATGCCGCCGGCGAGGCGGGTGAGGTCAGTGAGCCAACACTTACTCCGCATAGCTTTCCGCGCGGCGCTTCGCCGGGAACATTTCTTCACGGCCTGTTTGAGAATATCGATTTTACTCAGCCGGTTGAAACCGGGTGGTTGCAGCAGCAGTTGCAGCAGGCGGGTTATGACGAGATATGGCTGCCGATGCTGCAACAGTGGATGACACGTATTATGGCGACACCGCTGGATGACAGCGGCGTCAGCCTGAATCAGCTTGCACCGCAACAGAAGCAGGTTGAGCTGCAGTTTTACCTGCCGATTGATGCCATGCTGACCGCGCCTGCGCTGGATCAATTGATACGCCAGCATGATCCACTGTCAGCACAGGCACCCCCACTGGCTTTTCATCAGGTGCGCGGCATGCTGAAAGGTTTTATCGACTTAGTATTCTGCTGGCAGGGAAAATACTATCTGCTGGATTACAAATCCAACTGGCTGGGGGAGGAGAGTGCTGCCTATACCCCGCAGGCGATGGAGCAGGCAATGATTTCCCATCGCTACGATCTGCAATACCAGCTGTATACCCTGGCGCTGCATCGTTATCTGCGCCACCGACTGGCTGATTATGATTATCAGCGCCACTTTGGCGGTGTGCTGTATCTGTTTTTACGCGGTGTTGATGGCAGCGCCAGCGACAACGGCGTATTCCACACTCGTCCCTCGGTGGAGTTTGTCGAGGCGCTGGATAACTTGTTTGCCGGCTCCATTCAGGAGGCGACATGTCAGAGTTAA
- the mltA gene encoding murein transglycosylase A: protein MKGCWAKYVMTGALFALLAGCSSKPTDRGQQYIDGKLDQPLALVNQPNAKGRPVNGKDFVDQVGAIKSASPRMFTRQNSTYSSIESWLIAGGDTRQLRQFGLDAFQMEGVDNYGNVQFTGYYTPVIEARTTRQGEFQYPLYRLPPRSKGRKLPSRAEIYAGALDDRYIIGYSNSLMDNFMMDVQGSGYVDFGDGRPLMFFGYSGKNGHGYHSIGKTLIDRGEVKREDMSMQAIRKWADEHSAYEVRELLETNPSFVFFKPENFAPVRGASAVPLVAKASVAADRALIPPGSVLLAEVPLLDNNGKFTGKYEMRVMVALDVGGAIKGQHFDIYQGIGPDAGHMAGFFNHYGRVWILRAAPGAGTSVFSAS, encoded by the coding sequence ATGAAAGGATGTTGGGCAAAGTATGTAATGACAGGCGCGTTGTTCGCGCTTCTGGCGGGATGCTCGTCAAAACCCACTGACAGAGGACAGCAGTATATAGATGGTAAACTGGATCAACCGCTGGCGCTGGTTAATCAGCCGAATGCCAAAGGTCGTCCGGTTAATGGTAAAGACTTTGTCGATCAGGTCGGTGCAATCAAATCGGCTTCGCCGCGAATGTTCACTCGCCAGAACAGTACCTATAGCTCAATTGAAAGCTGGTTAATCGCCGGTGGTGATACTCGCCAGCTGCGCCAGTTTGGTCTTGATGCATTCCAGATGGAAGGTGTCGATAACTACGGTAACGTGCAATTTACCGGTTACTACACTCCGGTAATTGAGGCGCGCACTACCCGGCAGGGTGAATTCCAGTATCCGCTGTATCGCCTGCCACCACGCAGTAAAGGTCGCAAGCTGCCAAGCCGTGCAGAGATTTATGCCGGTGCGCTCGACGATCGCTACATCATCGGATACAGCAATTCGTTGATGGATAATTTTATGATGGATGTGCAGGGCAGTGGCTACGTCGACTTTGGCGATGGCCGCCCATTAATGTTCTTTGGCTATAGCGGTAAGAACGGGCACGGCTATCACAGTATTGGTAAGACATTAATCGATCGCGGTGAAGTGAAGCGTGAAGATATGTCGATGCAGGCGATTCGTAAATGGGCAGATGAGCACAGCGCGTATGAAGTGCGTGAACTGCTGGAAACCAACCCGTCATTTGTCTTCTTTAAGCCAGAAAACTTTGCGCCGGTGCGCGGTGCCAGCGCAGTACCACTGGTGGCGAAGGCATCGGTTGCTGCCGATCGCGCTCTGATTCCGCCAGGCAGCGTATTGCTGGCAGAAGTGCCGCTGCTTGACAATAACGGCAAGTTTACCGGCAAGTATGAGATGCGTGTAATGGTGGCACTGGATGTCGGTGGCGCAATTAAGGGCCAGCACTTTGATATCTATCAGGGTATCGGACCGGATGCTGGTCATATGGCGGGCTTTTTCAACCATTATGGTCGCGTCTGGATCCTGCGTGCGGCACCCGGTGCTGGCACGAGTGTGTTCAGCGCCAGCTAA
- the amiC gene encoding N-acetylmuramoyl-L-alanine amidase AmiC: MSQSNSFLSRRQLLKSAGAVWLLSVSQVGMAASSHVVAVRIWPSSTYSRLTLESNVPLKYKQFALSNPERVVIDIENLHLNQVLKGVGKLVLDNDPYIKNARVGQFDKNTVRLVLELKRNVAPRIFTLPPVAGIKDRLVLDLYPSQGNVVDDPLLALLEDYNQGTLERTQPAAAPLPGKAGRDRPIVIMLDPGHGGEDPGAIGKHKTREKDVVLKIARRLKALIDKQPNMRAYMTRNEDVFIPLKVRVAKARKQRADLFVSIHADAFTNRAARGSSVFALSTKGATSTAARFLAQTQNESDLIGGVSRSGDRYLDHTMFDMVQSLTINDSLKFGKEVLSRLGKVNHLHKRTVDQAGFAVLKAPDIPSILVETAFISNLEEERKLRTSKFQQQVAESILAGIKAYFANGGAVARK, translated from the coding sequence ATGTCCCAATCAAACTCTTTCCTTAGTCGTCGCCAGTTGTTAAAAAGCGCCGGCGCGGTTTGGCTGCTAAGCGTCAGTCAGGTTGGCATGGCTGCCAGCAGTCATGTGGTTGCCGTGCGCATCTGGCCCTCGTCAACGTACTCCCGCTTAACGCTGGAATCTAACGTTCCGCTTAAATATAAGCAGTTTGCCCTGAGCAATCCGGAACGCGTGGTCATCGATATCGAAAATCTGCACCTTAATCAGGTTCTGAAAGGGGTGGGGAAGCTGGTGCTGGATAACGATCCCTATATCAAGAACGCCAGAGTAGGGCAGTTCGATAAAAATACCGTACGGCTGGTGCTGGAACTGAAACGCAATGTGGCCCCACGTATTTTTACCCTGCCGCCGGTTGCCGGTATCAAAGATCGTCTGGTGCTGGATCTCTACCCGTCACAGGGGAATGTGGTTGATGATCCGCTGCTGGCATTACTGGAAGATTACAACCAGGGTACGCTGGAAAGAACACAACCCGCCGCCGCGCCATTACCGGGTAAAGCCGGACGCGATCGACCGATTGTGATTATGCTCGATCCAGGCCACGGCGGTGAAGATCCGGGGGCGATAGGTAAGCATAAGACGCGTGAAAAAGATGTGGTATTAAAGATCGCCCGCCGGCTGAAAGCGCTAATCGATAAGCAACCGAATATGCGGGCTTACATGACGCGTAATGAGGATGTGTTTATTCCGTTGAAGGTTAGGGTTGCTAAAGCACGAAAGCAGCGCGCCGATCTGTTTGTCTCTATCCATGCCGATGCTTTTACTAACCGGGCGGCGCGTGGTTCATCAGTGTTTGCCCTGTCGACGAAAGGGGCGACCTCAACCGCCGCGCGTTTCCTCGCGCAAACGCAAAACGAATCCGACTTGATCGGTGGGGTGAGTCGTAGTGGCGATCGCTATCTCGACCATACCATGTTCGATATGGTGCAGAGTCTTACCATCAATGACAGCCTGAAATTTGGTAAAGAGGTGCTGTCGCGCTTGGGTAAAGTAAATCATCTGCATAAACGAACCGTCGATCAGGCGGGCTTTGCGGTACTTAAGGCGCCGGATATTCCCTCTATTCTGGTTGAAACGGCATTTATCAGTAATCTGGAAGAGGAGCGCAAGCTGCGCACGTCTAAATTCCAGCAGCAGGTAGCTGAGTCAATTCTGGCAGGGATTAAAGCCTATTTTGCTAATGGTGGGGCGGTGGCAAGAAAATAA
- the argA gene encoding amino-acid N-acetyltransferase encodes MQRGLAVKERSTELVQGFRHTVPYINAHRGKTFVIMLGGEAIEHENFSSIVNDIGLLHSLGIRLVVVYGARPQIDANLAEHQLEPIYHKHTRVTDAQALELVKQAAGRLQLDITARLSMSLNNTPLQGAHINVVSGNFIIAQPLGIDDGVDYCHSGRIRRIDEEAIHRQLDSGAIVLMGPVAVSVTGESFNLTSEEVATQLAIKLKAEKMIGFCSEQGVTNDQGEIISELFPNDAQQRIEAQEVHGDYLSGTVRFLRGAVKACRSGVRRSHLISYQEDGALLQELFSRDGIGTQIVMESAEQIRRATINDIGGILELIRPLEQQGILVRRSREQLEMEIDKFTIIERDNLTIACAALYPFPEEQIGEMACVAVHPDYRSSSRGEALLQRVALQARQIGLKKLFVLTTRSIHWFQERGFTPVDIEVLPESKKQMYNYQRRSKVLMADLG; translated from the coding sequence ATGCAAAGAGGGTTGGCCGTGAAGGAACGTAGTACTGAGCTGGTTCAGGGTTTTCGCCATACCGTTCCCTATATCAATGCGCACCGCGGCAAGACGTTTGTCATCATGCTGGGTGGTGAAGCGATTGAGCATGAAAACTTCTCCAGCATCGTCAATGATATCGGCCTGCTACACAGCCTCGGCATCCGGCTGGTAGTGGTTTATGGCGCACGCCCACAAATTGACGCCAACCTGGCTGAGCATCAGCTTGAACCGATTTATCACAAGCATACGCGCGTCACCGATGCGCAGGCGCTGGAGTTGGTTAAGCAGGCAGCGGGTCGACTGCAACTGGATATTACGGCTCGTCTGTCGATGAGCCTGAACAACACACCGTTACAGGGCGCGCATATTAATGTGGTAAGCGGTAACTTTATTATTGCCCAACCACTGGGCATAGATGACGGCGTCGACTACTGCCACAGTGGACGCATTCGTCGCATCGACGAAGAGGCGATCCATCGCCAGCTCGACAGCGGCGCGATTGTGCTGATGGGGCCGGTTGCGGTTTCAGTCACCGGCGAGAGTTTTAACCTGACGTCTGAAGAAGTGGCAACCCAGCTGGCGATTAAGCTGAAAGCTGAAAAGATGATCGGCTTCTGCTCTGAACAGGGCGTCACCAATGATCAGGGTGAGATCATCTCTGAACTATTCCCAAATGATGCCCAGCAGCGCATCGAAGCGCAGGAAGTGCACGGCGATTACCTCTCCGGCACCGTGCGCTTTCTGCGTGGCGCCGTTAAAGCCTGTCGCAGCGGCGTGCGCCGCAGCCACCTGATCAGCTATCAGGAAGACGGTGCACTGTTGCAGGAGCTGTTCTCACGCGACGGTATTGGTACGCAAATCGTGATGGAGTCAGCCGAGCAGATTCGCCGCGCGACCATTAATGATATTGGCGGTATTCTTGAGCTGATTCGTCCGCTGGAGCAGCAGGGAATTCTGGTGCGTCGCTCTCGCGAACAGCTGGAAATGGAGATCGATAAGTTCACTATTATCGAACGCGATAATCTGACCATCGCCTGTGCAGCGCTCTATCCTTTCCCGGAAGAGCAGATTGGCGAGATGGCCTGCGTCGCGGTTCACCCTGACTACCGCAGCTCATCGCGCGGCGAAGCTTTATTACAGCGCGTGGCGTTGCAGGCGCGCCAGATCGGGCTTAAAAAACTGTTTGTGCTGACCACCCGCAGTATTCACTGGTTCCAGGAGCGCGGCTTTACGCCGGTGGATATCGAAGTGCTGCCGGAAAGTAAGAAGCAGATGTATAACTATCAGCGTCGTTCGAAGGTGTTAATGGCTGATTTAGGCTGA